Proteins from one Deinococcus fonticola genomic window:
- a CDS encoding DUF4062 domain-containing protein, producing the protein MENKRYQVFISSTFKDLALEREQVIKQILTMGHIPVGMEMFSADDEEQWGIIQREIDRSDYYVVIVKQRYGSIIKKENNIGFTEKEYDYAGTAGVPRLGFVVADGVAVLPEHMEESPSLKRKLDAFKKKIMDKPVSFFHSPEELGIQVLQALTKQIARGGRLGWERATEDSRETLNSFRRLSDENAALRAENDRLRALAAEDIPGLDCQFVNDDDEPIGRSLVFSPPAEITLKTAAEFSLATINSLVDGLDEVQRKVGYIGRSKGPFGLSSLDEKDYNFSYSRVHRVKQLLHAAGATAPKEDWTFDDLGVSYIASSAALVPGNHHAPDPDRGGDLEKYNIFRRLANLLWRADEAVKQHHYAHRHCAVRLQLLNTSRVSAENLTVRFEFGEETEAGHFPLDLEERPKPERYAKIVQEIELLPANDAAELDEVVVGVPEGVDGITFNVRITGRNLPEAQIIPLSIVRGEVELT; encoded by the coding sequence ATGGAAAACAAGCGCTACCAGGTCTTCATCAGCTCGACGTTCAAAGACCTCGCTCTAGAGCGCGAACAGGTCATCAAGCAAATCTTGACCATGGGCCACATCCCCGTCGGAATGGAAATGTTCAGTGCTGACGACGAGGAGCAATGGGGCATCATCCAACGCGAGATCGACCGAAGCGACTACTACGTCGTCATCGTGAAGCAGAGGTACGGCAGCATCATCAAGAAGGAGAACAACATCGGGTTCACGGAGAAGGAGTACGACTACGCGGGAACAGCAGGTGTGCCTCGCCTGGGATTTGTCGTTGCAGATGGTGTTGCCGTGCTGCCTGAGCACATGGAGGAAAGCCCAAGTCTCAAGCGCAAGCTCGATGCCTTCAAGAAGAAGATCATGGACAAGCCCGTGTCCTTTTTTCATAGCCCTGAGGAACTCGGCATCCAGGTACTCCAAGCCCTGACGAAGCAGATCGCTAGGGGCGGCCGACTGGGCTGGGAGCGAGCGACAGAGGACAGCCGCGAGACACTCAACAGCTTCCGGCGTCTCAGCGATGAGAATGCGGCGCTGAGGGCGGAGAACGACAGGCTACGCGCACTCGCGGCGGAGGATATCCCGGGGTTGGACTGCCAATTCGTGAATGATGATGACGAGCCCATTGGACGCTCACTTGTGTTCTCACCACCCGCCGAGATCACTCTCAAGACGGCAGCCGAGTTTAGCCTTGCCACTATCAACTCTCTTGTGGATGGGCTTGATGAAGTCCAGCGCAAGGTCGGCTACATAGGTCGATCGAAGGGGCCGTTCGGCTTGTCTTCGCTAGACGAGAAGGACTACAACTTCAGCTACAGTCGCGTTCATAGAGTCAAGCAGCTTCTGCATGCTGCTGGAGCTACGGCACCCAAGGAAGACTGGACTTTCGATGACCTCGGGGTGTCATACATAGCTTCATCAGCGGCGTTGGTGCCGGGCAACCATCATGCTCCAGACCCTGATCGTGGTGGTGATCTGGAGAAGTACAACATCTTCAGGCGGCTAGCAAATCTGCTCTGGCGTGCGGATGAGGCAGTGAAGCAGCACCACTACGCTCACAGGCATTGCGCTGTCAGGCTCCAACTCCTGAACACTAGCCGCGTCTCGGCAGAGAATCTCACGGTGAGGTTCGAGTTCGGCGAGGAGACAGAAGCTGGGCACTTCCCGCTTGATCTCGAAGAGCGCCCTAAGCCAGAACGCTACGCCAAGATCGTGCAGGAGATCGAACTCTTGCCAGCCAACGATGCCGCTGAACTTGATGAGGTGGTGGTGGGTGTTCCAGAAGGTGTGGACGGCATCACCTTCAACGTGCGCATCACCGGCCGCAACCTCCCGGAAGCGCAGATCATCCCCCTGAGCATCGTACGTGGCGAGGTGGAGCTGACCTAG
- a CDS encoding helix-turn-helix domain-containing protein has product MSPAKRRKPKVTVLLEKPEGWLTLEELAVKLRESEEAVKAAAARCKFQITLWRARGTRSRIRIFPPEAADVLRRDDPVLSLPFVGPEMISQADLARELGVDPTTLKKRMKKVGIAGQRCRVVGDPPGMYFPRDVVDLITAGADEWVRAVDVVSDTHFTSCAPCSWAKSRGLEVRHREIGFGFTKTERLITRSVGNGWRRSVGLEPLQAGDADDDEMLPADDVAEGSGLPPYLVARWCRNHGYASERRGNKVYVTAAGARAWQDRVIPGVAMVASRPVGWLDRSRAQERLRVAPNTLMSMVRGGKIGAVLVRGLLYVNPADVEAVAAERGRRAPAGYVVIPNDTAKVWFRRRGIEPVAFNVEGRKGIKRRLHVTEAQLAMYERRERAARSRP; this is encoded by the coding sequence ATGAGCCCGGCGAAGCGCAGGAAGCCGAAGGTGACGGTGCTGTTGGAGAAGCCGGAGGGGTGGCTGACCCTTGAGGAGCTGGCTGTCAAGTTGAGAGAGAGCGAGGAGGCGGTGAAGGCCGCGGCCGCGCGCTGCAAGTTTCAGATCACCCTCTGGCGCGCGAGGGGCACCCGTAGCCGTATCCGCATCTTCCCACCAGAGGCCGCGGATGTGCTCAGGCGCGATGACCCGGTGCTGTCTCTGCCGTTTGTCGGGCCGGAGATGATCTCGCAGGCCGACCTGGCGCGGGAGCTGGGGGTTGACCCCACCACCCTCAAGAAGCGCATGAAGAAGGTGGGCATCGCGGGGCAGCGTTGCCGTGTGGTGGGCGACCCCCCGGGAATGTACTTCCCGCGCGACGTGGTGGATCTGATCACCGCAGGCGCGGATGAGTGGGTGAGGGCTGTAGATGTCGTCAGTGACACCCACTTCACTTCATGCGCCCCTTGCAGCTGGGCAAAGAGCAGAGGCCTGGAGGTGAGGCACAGGGAGATCGGGTTCGGGTTCACGAAGACGGAGAGGCTCATCACGCGGTCGGTGGGCAACGGCTGGCGCAGGAGTGTTGGTCTGGAACCACTTCAGGCTGGCGACGCAGACGATGACGAGATGCTGCCAGCGGACGATGTGGCTGAGGGGAGCGGACTGCCGCCCTACCTCGTTGCGCGATGGTGCAGGAACCATGGCTATGCGTCCGAGAGGCGCGGCAACAAAGTCTACGTGACCGCCGCCGGAGCGAGGGCGTGGCAGGATCGCGTGATTCCTGGAGTAGCCATGGTTGCCAGTAGGCCCGTGGGATGGCTGGATCGCTCCCGCGCTCAAGAGAGGCTCAGGGTCGCGCCGAATACGCTGATGTCGATGGTCAGAGGAGGAAAGATTGGCGCAGTGCTGGTCCGGGGACTACTGTATGTGAATCCAGCCGATGTGGAGGCCGTGGCGGCTGAGCGTGGCAGGCGTGCTCCGGCGGGCTACGTGGTGATCCCCAACGACACGGCGAAGGTCTGGTTCAGGCGGCGGGGAATTGAGCCGGTCGCGTTCAATGTTGAGGGCAGGAAGGGTATCAAGCGTCGCCTGCACGTCACCGAGGCTCAGTTGGCAATGTACGAGCGACGCGAGCGCGCCGCCAGGAGCCGCCCGTGA
- a CDS encoding DnaB-like helicase C-terminal domain-containing protein, translating into MTDKFSNTEVELSTLKILSYAARDYGEDALPRLLEDVRSVTRPIMSEPTYQRIFATAVHLIETGTPPTPLEIQKALPDMPKAIWKAIDGADEGASLYGNIKTLQGMAAAREARAALVHGLEQLEQGMQPESVFTAVLAADAKSGTSLTTPKKAKQFNRPSRYLKALSEGRIKMLQLGFRQLDDRLGGGMELGSYVLVGMQTNIGKTRLALRITLNMLLRGEGVVYLTGEMKDTAGDDDERTNRLLLALTLMHANIPPGNVGEGVRISDATQAKIEQAEDWLMDESGLEIHDGDMSVDTIAVIARRMKREGATLMVIDNFNHVTLPSAGKQQAAWDVKNTISERLAEIAHSTGVTIMTLLQTTVTESEEPPTLLQISDSKGISRPADLILTAHRDLEAAAEKADAGHQLTYGKVAIRKRRQGKGGIVKVGWREDLASWVDVDPRLLAGALQ; encoded by the coding sequence ATGACCGACAAGTTCAGCAACACCGAAGTTGAGCTCAGCACCCTCAAGATCCTCAGCTACGCCGCCCGCGACTACGGCGAGGACGCGCTGCCGAGGCTGCTCGAGGATGTTCGCAGCGTCACCAGGCCGATCATGTCCGAGCCCACCTACCAGCGCATCTTCGCGACGGCGGTGCATCTGATCGAGACCGGGACGCCGCCCACGCCGCTGGAGATCCAAAAGGCGCTGCCAGACATGCCGAAGGCCATCTGGAAGGCGATCGACGGCGCAGACGAAGGCGCAAGTCTGTACGGCAACATCAAGACCCTGCAGGGGATGGCGGCGGCCCGCGAGGCCCGCGCGGCGCTGGTGCACGGCCTCGAGCAGCTCGAGCAGGGCATGCAGCCGGAGTCGGTCTTCACTGCGGTGCTGGCGGCCGATGCGAAGAGCGGCACCAGCCTCACGACCCCCAAGAAGGCCAAGCAGTTCAACAGGCCCAGCAGGTACCTGAAGGCACTGAGCGAGGGCCGGATCAAGATGCTGCAGCTCGGCTTCCGCCAGCTGGACGACAGGCTCGGCGGCGGCATGGAGCTGGGCAGCTACGTCCTGGTCGGCATGCAGACCAACATTGGGAAGACCCGGCTCGCGCTGCGGATAACGCTGAACATGCTGCTGCGGGGGGAAGGGGTGGTCTACCTGACCGGCGAGATGAAAGACACCGCCGGAGACGACGACGAGAGGACCAACCGTCTCCTGCTGGCGCTGACGCTGATGCATGCGAACATCCCGCCCGGCAACGTCGGCGAGGGGGTCCGGATCAGCGACGCCACCCAGGCGAAGATCGAGCAGGCCGAGGACTGGCTGATGGACGAGAGCGGGCTCGAGATTCACGACGGGGACATGAGCGTGGACACCATCGCAGTCATTGCCCGCCGCATGAAGCGCGAGGGGGCGACGCTGATGGTGATCGACAACTTCAATCACGTGACGCTGCCCAGCGCAGGCAAGCAGCAGGCCGCCTGGGACGTCAAAAACACCATCAGCGAGCGCCTCGCCGAGATTGCCCACAGCACTGGTGTGACCATCATGACCCTGCTGCAGACCACGGTGACCGAGAGCGAAGAGCCGCCGACCCTGCTCCAGATCAGCGACTCGAAAGGCATCAGCAGGCCCGCAGACCTGATCCTGACGGCGCACCGCGACCTCGAGGCTGCCGCGGAGAAGGCCGACGCTGGGCACCAGCTGACCTACGGCAAGGTCGCCATCAGGAAGCGCCGCCAGGGCAAGGGAGGCATCGTCAAGGTCGGCTGGCGCGAGGATCTCGCCAGCTGGGTTGATGTCGATCCCAGGCTGCTCGCAGGGGCCCTGCAATGA
- a CDS encoding DUF3780 domain-containing protein gives MTTRKTVKTTTTPGQFGRFNPDTSGYIGIDVKKKTVDAYEFRTTTTATPERLDRVLDMPRWKWDQIAAVISSELNWQIVDGGGTTVGRVISGENKLCLDNLGKEALVLIWAVEAAETTQEIDHIAAAWRNLHPVERWWLFNQTVTRCGKPQDAGHGWRLALRNALSTGFGPQGEDA, from the coding sequence ATGACCACCAGGAAGACCGTCAAGACCACCACCACGCCTGGGCAGTTTGGGCGCTTCAACCCGGATACCAGCGGCTACATCGGCATTGACGTCAAGAAGAAGACCGTCGACGCGTACGAGTTCAGGACCACCACCACCGCCACTCCCGAGCGCCTGGACCGCGTGCTGGACATGCCGCGCTGGAAGTGGGACCAGATTGCCGCAGTCATCTCCTCCGAATTGAACTGGCAGATTGTTGACGGCGGCGGCACCACCGTGGGCCGCGTGATCAGCGGGGAGAACAAACTCTGCCTTGACAACCTCGGCAAGGAGGCCCTGGTGCTCATCTGGGCCGTTGAGGCTGCTGAGACTACTCAGGAGATCGACCACATCGCCGCCGCCTGGCGCAACCTGCACCCCGTTGAGCGCTGGTGGCTGTTCAACCAGACCGTGACCCGGTGCGGCAAGCCTCAGGACGCCGGGCACGGCTGGAGGCTGGCGCTGCGCAACGCCCTGTCGACCGGCTTCGGGCCGCAGGGGGAGGACGCATGA
- a CDS encoding site-specific DNA-methyltransferase translates to MTTPKNKNDRRLYHGDNLGLMREQIKDESVDLVYLDPPFNSGQDYNIPFKDQKGEKDAAQIKAFEDTWHWGDDDEGILATLPAQHPELGRWLKLTVELLGKNDMSAYLTMMAVRLLEIHRSLKPSGSMYLHCDVTASHYLKAMCDIIFGDANFMNEIVWKGADAHNDARYRYAAVNDRILFYAKKREGYYFEPQHTEFPVKTLREWYLYLELPDGTTRRMTRAEIDSQEIPDGARRFNTDNLRSPSPRPNLTYDYKGYKPHPNGWAVSMERMKELDEAGLLLFPRSKDGRIMRKKYLDESKGPVMSDTWTDISQLRGHDIERLGYPTQKPVALLERIIKASCPESGIVMDPFCGCGTAVVAAEALSRHWIGMDITHLAVGLIKSRLKRDFALGKGDFLEDGVPTTIEAAQYLFDLDPYDFQYWTLGEIGARPYGASSGSKKGKKGGDGGIDGELFFMRPDGQDVERAIVSVKGGKNLTAGMVRDLVGTMTKHSAAMGIFICLAKPTAGVLKEATLAGVYEYGGKTYPKVQIMTVEDILAGKQPQVPEGSINVTHVNKKVTSRSKQQESSTMKTLF, encoded by the coding sequence GTGACTACCCCAAAAAATAAGAATGACAGGCGCTTATATCACGGCGACAACCTCGGGCTGATGCGTGAGCAGATCAAGGATGAGAGCGTCGATCTCGTGTATCTAGACCCGCCATTCAACAGCGGACAGGACTACAACATCCCATTCAAAGATCAGAAGGGAGAGAAGGATGCCGCACAGATAAAGGCATTCGAGGACACCTGGCACTGGGGCGACGATGACGAGGGCATCCTAGCCACCTTGCCTGCGCAGCACCCCGAGCTCGGCCGGTGGCTGAAGCTCACAGTTGAGTTGCTGGGCAAAAACGACATGAGTGCCTACTTGACGATGATGGCGGTGCGACTGCTTGAGATCCACCGCAGCTTGAAGCCGAGCGGATCGATGTATCTGCATTGCGACGTCACCGCAAGCCACTACTTGAAGGCCATGTGCGACATCATCTTCGGCGATGCGAACTTCATGAATGAGATCGTGTGGAAGGGTGCCGATGCGCACAACGACGCGAGATACCGGTACGCGGCGGTGAACGATCGCATCCTCTTCTACGCGAAGAAGCGCGAAGGATACTACTTCGAGCCTCAGCACACCGAATTCCCGGTCAAGACCCTGCGCGAGTGGTACCTCTACCTGGAGCTGCCGGACGGCACTACGCGCCGCATGACCAGGGCGGAGATAGATTCCCAGGAGATCCCGGACGGTGCGAGGCGCTTCAATACCGACAACCTGCGCAGCCCTTCACCCAGGCCCAACTTGACGTACGACTACAAGGGCTACAAGCCGCACCCCAACGGCTGGGCGGTCAGCATGGAGCGCATGAAAGAGCTGGATGAAGCTGGGCTGCTGCTCTTTCCGAGGTCGAAGGACGGTCGCATCATGCGCAAGAAGTACCTTGACGAGTCCAAAGGCCCAGTGATGTCGGATACATGGACGGACATCAGCCAGCTGCGCGGGCACGACATCGAGCGCCTGGGGTACCCAACTCAAAAGCCAGTCGCCCTGCTGGAGCGCATCATCAAGGCCTCGTGTCCAGAAAGCGGCATCGTGATGGATCCGTTCTGCGGCTGTGGAACTGCCGTAGTGGCGGCGGAAGCGCTCAGCCGACACTGGATCGGGATGGACATCACTCACCTCGCGGTCGGCCTGATCAAGTCCCGGCTCAAGCGGGACTTCGCGCTGGGCAAGGGTGACTTCCTCGAAGATGGCGTGCCTACCACGATCGAGGCCGCCCAATACTTGTTCGACCTTGACCCCTACGACTTCCAGTACTGGACTCTGGGCGAGATCGGAGCGCGACCATACGGGGCATCAAGCGGTAGCAAGAAGGGCAAGAAGGGTGGAGACGGCGGCATTGACGGGGAGCTCTTCTTCATGCGTCCCGATGGCCAGGATGTCGAGAGAGCAATCGTCAGCGTGAAGGGCGGCAAGAACTTGACGGCTGGCATGGTGCGCGACCTGGTTGGCACCATGACGAAGCATTCAGCAGCGATGGGCATCTTCATATGCCTGGCCAAGCCCACCGCGGGCGTGCTGAAGGAAGCGACGCTCGCCGGGGTCTACGAATATGGCGGCAAGACATACCCGAAGGTGCAGATCATGACGGTCGAGGACATCCTGGCGGGCAAGCAGCCCCAGGTTCCCGAGGGAAGCATCAACGTCACGCACGTCAACAAGAAGGTGACCAGCCGCAGCAAGCAGCAGGAATCTTCGACGATGAAGACGCTCTTCTAG